The following DNA comes from Miscanthus floridulus cultivar M001 chromosome 5, ASM1932011v1, whole genome shotgun sequence.
AGTATAGCCCATAGATCGATCCTCATTGCAATGCCACTGGACATCCATGCCTCCATGGCTCCACCTATAGTTTCAAAGAGAATCAGAAATTTATGGATCAATAAGATTAATGGAAAATATTAACGAACATCACAAAGATCAAAAAGAGAATCGAATCAAATTGAGTGGATCAGGGTATGAATGGATCTTGGATTTAGCCATCAGCGACATTGCGTATCTACATGATGGAGCATAAAAACTAAAAATTGTGATGGAACAACGCCACATATTCACTACACCAGGCAGCACAACTGACAATGGCAAGACGAACGTGTTCATAACATAGACGAATATACTGCCTAGTATCTGAAGATCTCATCAATAATCGCTTTCAGTCTCCTTCCATGGAACACATACAAAAGAAACGAAAAAAACCAAACTATTGGATTACGAATCAGAAGGGGCTCAAAGAAGGGAGAGGGAAGAACCTGCAGGTGCCAGAGCACAAAGATCCAGTGAGGGCACTGCCGCGCGGCACGGGGTGGGCCGACGGAAGCGGCTCCGCGTGACCTGGCGAGGGCCGCCGCTGTGCGGCCTGGGACAGGGCTACGAGCTGGCCCCCGCGCGTCCTCGAGCGCCGCCGCATCGGCCGCCGCAAGGCAGGCACGGGCGGCAGAGGCACGACGAGCTGCGAGTGAGGGGCGATGATGATGGGGGCGCGACAGATGCAGACGACGGTGGCCGGCCGCGCGTGGAGCGAGGGCGCGAGCGAGGATGAGGGTGTCTGCGCGATGGCGATGATGGCCGCGCAAGATAGGTGTCGCGAAACTACCGGGCGGACGAATCACGGGAGCGAGGTTTCCTTTTGAGCTCTTTCCTTTTGTGTTTTTATCGCGGGCGCGGGCATAGGAGCGTCGACTCACGGATCGAAGGGGAAAGGCAGACCGACGGAGCGATGTATGGGAGCGAGGAGACGATAGCACGGGGGAGGACAGGGAGGTGAGGCGAAGTTTTCGTAGCATCAAAACCGTGTCTTCTCTTTAGTTGTGAGGGATTAGCTAGAGATTTCAGTGATAGTCCAAGGGTGTTTCATTAAAAAGATGAACTTCTCATGCATGAGACCTTTGGCTGATAGTCCAATTAATTAAACtgtaaattaaaattttgaacaatttattcaccctgttcgcttatgctgaaatttggcttatgtcgatgtttatgctgaaatattgtgagagaaaaacactgtttcatagCAGAAAAGTAGTGTTCCAATCTAAATAAATATGCCATGCATGCACCCATCAATGTTCAACGAGGACTGCCATTTGATATGGAGAATAAAGAGGGTCTCTTGTCATAATCATCAATAGACTGGCCATTCTTAACATATCGGCATCTAACTATGTCGATTTGAATTAGAGATTAGAATTACATATTTTTATAGGTACTCAAAGCAAGTCACATAATTAACTTGATATTTTATGAGTAAATATTTCTATATTTTACACGTGGGGGATCTATCAATGTTGTTAACATACAACTTATTTTTCCTATAGTCATATTATTGTCAAGGTTGCAGGACACTATACCAGCATTAGTTTCTATTATGGATGTTGCGGTCATCATAAAACAAATTATAGTTTTAAATTTTTATAGAAATGGTAAGACATAAATGGATGTGTAACATTCCTATCCGAGTTTTCCATATACATTTGATAGTTTATTTCTCCTGTCACAACGTACTGACATATTTTTACTAGTAAATTAAAAGAACAGTAACACTAACATGTCTTATGCAAACCATTATTTATCTCTTCAGTTTGAAACACAAGTGTGGCGAGTCGTATAACTGTGACCAGAAACCGCAAATATAAACGCCTGAAAGGATATTGGATAGGAGTATATGGCTGTCAGATTTGTCTCCCAGTTTGTAAAAATTGGCAGAATAAGCATAATTGGTTTTTGCAATCGGAGGGCGACCAAATTCAGATGCTTATGCATTGTGCTACAACCTACAACACTGGAGGTCACAGCATATCTTAAAGATGCCATGTAAATCTGGAAGCTACTAGCTACCGTAGAACGATGGCTGACTGAACTGCTGACAAGACCAAAAGAAAAGGTCAAGAGATGAAGATGCCCAGTATCCTGGAACTTTGACATCACTACAGAACCAAGAGCCAAAATATAGAATTGTTTCAGCTCAGTTAAATTAAACTCATACAACTAACGAGGAAAAAAAAACTCCCTCATCAATAGAAAATACAGAGATTGTTCCATGCATTAGTAGGCTACTTAATACTACTCAGTAGAGACCATAGCATGCCAAACTTAACAGTAGTACTGAACAAAAGTTTCATCACGTTGGTCTGTCGGAAACCAGAGGAGTCCCTGAAATGAACAAAACTTATCAACCGTGGAAACTAACAAGCTTGGACTGTATCCGGATTTGGTAGGCGTACATATATATTTCAGTGTTATAACGAAATGAAATGGCCGCTGCAGGTTTATTTGGACCATTGGAGAATGGATACAATAGTACACAAGTGTCTGAAAGAGTGAAAATAACATTAAGTACAGAAAGGAAAACAAATTCAACAGATCATAAGGTTAGTTCTAGCTAGCATAAATGCAGGGTCTTACAAAAAAGATGATCCCGAGTGTGATTATTCAAGAAATCTCATCTTGATTAACAGAGAGTCGACACTGCAGATCAGAGAAAGATCTAACTGAACTATCTCAGTATTTTCTCAAATCCATTGCACAAGCACAACAGCAAGTTGAAAGTAGCGTACACATTTCACATAAAGTCAGTTCATCCGAATCTAAAGAACAAATATGTTGTGTGCGTCTTCTGTGTTCACCAGTTCATGACACAAGAACTTGAGCTGCATTTGCATTCCCCTCCAATCCTCCAACAACAAGAAGTTTAATTTTTCATACCCAACCATAGCCTCCTCATGTCAAATGCTTGTCAACCCAATCAAACATCTCATCAGCTTGTAAGCTCGTCATCTCATGGTACCCATAAGCAAGATTCAGCTCTTCCTGGATGTGATTAGCCAACGCAGACACCTCTTCCCAGAAGCCCCTCTTGACCAATGCATCCTTCCATGGCGTTTCCCGGCCATCCTCCTTCATGTATCCTTTCTCATCAACGAAAGCTTCTTCCCTGAACGCTGTCCAGATCCTTTCTGATAGCCCGCGGTCCAGCCCAGGTATCCTCTCGGAAAGCAGCGTAGGCGTCAAAGGGAGCTCAAGGCTCTGGAGCTCCTTCACCTCAACGCCATTCTTCATCAGCATCTTCGAATTCTTATCCACCAACGCTGCCCTCCGCTTATCTTTCGGCATGTGGATGAAAATCGCGGGCGGGTAAACCGCCGGCAGCGCGCCAGCTGAGCCGCCGAACGCGCCCTCGGCGATCATAATCACGACGGCGGCGAGGCTCATCTTGCCCGCCAGCCTGGACACGAAGTACCCGCCGGAGGAAGCGCCGAGGGCGACTACCGGCAGGCCTTCAAGTCCGTTCTTGGCTGCCCAGGACCGAATCACCCGCTTGGTGGCGCTGACCTCCTTCCCCAGCGACCAGCACTCCCTGGCGCTCGCAATGGCCAGCACCGCGAACCGCCTCCGCAGCGCGCGGTCCGTGATGGCGACGTCCTCCGGCAGGCCGACACACCCCGGGCAGCGCGGGGACGGCGGCCAGAAGTTCTCCGGCCGGCAGCGGCAGCCGTGGGCGACGAAGAGGACCGCCCTGGCCGGCGCCGCGGCGGGTAGCTCCCAGATGGTGCGCGCGCTCTCGATGGTCTCCACCGTCGGGGAGGAGAGGGACGAAACCTCGCCGCGGGACTCGTACGAGTGGGCGGCGGTCAGGGAGTAGAGGaacacggcggcggcggaggcggcgagtAATAGCAGCAGCGGCGACGCGAAGGGGCTGGTCAGACTCAGAGTTAACCGTCCCGGAGCGTGGGATGGTGGTGATGGCTTGATCGGCCGATGTGAAGCAGCACTCGTCCCGCACATCTGCTTCGCCGGCTGCTTTGTTCTCTGCAGCGGGGAGGGGGATTCGGGTACCATCCCATGAGATCTCCAGACCTCGACGAGGGGCAGAGGACAGACCACCAGAGTCCAGAGGGGAACAGgcgaactttttttttttttttttttttgagaaataggAACAGCCGAACAATGACCGATCTGGCCGGAGTGATGAGCTGAAAGGCCGGAGTATGGGCCGATCTGGCCTTGGCAAACCAGGCCCGGCAAGCAAGTCATATTCGCATGGGCCTGGACAAATTACGGCCCAATAGACCACCTCAAATGTTACTTACAATATGCAAAACAGTTATGAGCTtaccagcctgttcgcttgttggtttcagccagcccaaatcaaccagccaacagtgttttcctctcacaacaaactagcaccagccagcccaaatcagcccagaaaccaaccagcgaacagaccgtaCATGTCGTGGAAACAGCACTCGGTTCCGATTTGCATCTATCCCATCCCAAGAAACCTTTTTGAGACAGCAGAAACTTTTATCAATCAGCGATACCGACCGTGCAATTCTTCAAAATATTTCCATTGCCTCATTGCATCTGGACACGAGTAGGGCATGGATGACCTGATTTTCGCTGCTGATGAGACATAAATCAGATGCAAACACAAAGCCTGCTCCGTCAGCAGCCCACGGATTAGCGGCTAATCAGCACACTGTCTCACCCACTAACCAGCTGCTGCCCAGGAGGGTTCACCCTATTGTACCCATTGCTGTCCACATCCTGCCTCCGAAGTGCCTGCCCTGTCTGGACGGACCCTCACTTTGTATGGCCAGCAATGTCGCGTCATCTCTGAAAGCGATGGGCACGGAGTCTCTACACGCGTGCACACCACCAATGGCGTGTGTTTACTTTAAACGGAGCTCGTACCAGAAGAACAGATTGGGCATAAAACTGGTACTGGACAAGGTTTCCTTCTCTCATTCTCTGTGTGCGGTTTTACTCCATGTCTATATTACCAGCTGATCTGACGAGTCACTTTTTGTTAGTTTCTTCGCGAGCCAGAAACCACCTGCCGTTTTGTCGCTGCATGCATCTCCAGCTTCGCCCGCTTCGTTTCTTCTGCCAAGCCCTGCGACAGAGTTCACATCACAGCGCAAATATGGAACTAGCAGTCTCCACTGCTATCTGTTATAAGAAATAATTTCTTTTTCAATTTTTAGAGGTGtgcaagctctatcaaatggtcTGTACTCTGTAGTCTGTAGCCATAGAGATGGCGTCAAAAAACATCCACCTCTCTTAATCAGAAGGCTATCTCCTGAAATCTTTTTTTAACCCATTTTGTTACTGCTAGAGGAGTTGATGGTATGATAAATAACGAAGTCAAGCATATCGCAAGCCACACCATGTTGATTTGTGCGGTAACCAAGATGACATATAAACATAGTTCGACAAGAACTTTTTTTCATTGCAATGCATTAGATTGGAGTATTAGATTGCTATCTGGATGTATATACCATCTAGCAAGTGGCGCAGAAATTACACCCATCATGCTGATTTAATTTATCTACCACGCCACGTTACCATGGCACATTGGCACTGGTTGTGCCTGGTTCAAAGTTCAAACCCCAATGCAGAAAAAAAAACACGACTATCCGGCTGCCATTCCTGACTTTAGATTGCTACTaaatctgttccaaattatagtttatTTGATTTTTTATCTTAAATTTGATCACTCGTCTTATTTAAAAATTTatgtaaaatattatttttttttgttgcggcttgctttattaacaaaagttttTCAAAAGTGACTTATATTTGACTATGTTGCATAAGTTTTTTAAATAAGACAAGTGGTCAAATTTGaagtaaaaaaaaagtcaaacaaactataatttagaacgagGGTGCAATCTACTATAGCCGTCCGTCAGTACTTGTCGGAGCTGCTGAGGAATCCGGTCATGTGGAGCACGGCGTTGCGGACGGCGCGGAGGTCGCGGCCCTTGAGCGTGCGCCCGTGGCCCATGCACACCGACGAGGCCATCATTCTCCGCTGATCCTCCGCGCGCCGCCTCGCCGCCACCACGTGCGGCGGCACGATCCCCACTTCTTCAGAGCTGTCGTCGTCATCGCCGTAGTAGCTGCGCGTCCACCAGTCCTCCCGGCTCGTCGGGCGCGCCGCCCCCGTGGCCGGCGGCGGCATCGAGGGGATGCGCACGGGCGGGGACTGCAGCGGTGTGTGGACGACCGCGGCGCGTGGTTGCTGCTGACCTGTGAGGTGCTGGTGGCTGTGGCCGTGGGAGTCGGccgggcggtggcggtggcagtcGTGGTGGTGGGCGAGGGCAACGTCCGGCCACAGCACGTCGGCTTCCTGGAACTCTTCCATCGCTAGACGATGCACAGCCTGCGGCATTGGTTCGCGTCCGTTGCTGGATTTATACTCTGTAAGCGCTTAGGGGCTAGCGGAGGAAGCTGGGAAGGTGCGGTGCCAGCCGCGCATGGCGTCATATGCGGATGCGGTGGGGAGTGGACTGTAAGCatcgggcggcgggcggcgggcggcgggcggcgctgGCTCGCTCGATCACGTACGGTGTTCGTGACGGTGCAGGCAGCACACGCTCGGAGTGGATGGATGCATGGATCGAACCATCTGGCCTGTTCTGGTGTGTTGCGCGCCCT
Coding sequences within:
- the LOC136452971 gene encoding uncharacterized protein; amino-acid sequence: MTCLPGLVCQGQIGPYSGLSAHHSGQIGHCSAVPISQKKKKKKSSPVPLWTLVVCPLPLVEVWRSHGMVPESPSPLQRTKQPAKQMCGTSAASHRPIKPSPPSHAPGRLTLSLTSPFASPLLLLLAASAAAVFLYSLTAAHSYESRGEVSSLSSPTVETIESARTIWELPAAAPARAVLFVAHGCRCRPENFWPPSPRCPGCVGLPEDVAITDRALRRRFAVLAIASARECWSLGKEVSATKRVIRSWAAKNGLEGLPVVALGASSGGYFVSRLAGKMSLAAVVIMIAEGAFGGSAGALPAVYPPAIFIHMPKDKRRAALVDKNSKMLMKNGVEVKELQSLELPLTPTLLSERIPGLDRGLSERIWTAFREEAFVDEKGYMKEDGRETPWKDALVKRGFWEEVSALANHIQEELNLAYGYHEMTSLQADEMFDWVDKHLT
- the LOC136452972 gene encoding protein S40-1-like, producing MPQAVHRLAMEEFQEADVLWPDVALAHHHDCHRHRPADSHGHSHQHLTGQQQPRAAVVHTPLQSPPVRIPSMPPPATGAARPTSREDWWTRSYYGDDDDSSEEVGIVPPHVVAARRRAEDQRRMMASSVCMGHGRTLKGRDLRAVRNAVLHMTGFLSSSDKY